The Listeria welshimeri serovar 6b str. SLCC5334 genome has a window encoding:
- a CDS encoding GNAT family N-acetyltransferase, with amino-acid sequence MTVKKVTDEIGKQAALKIRNDVFVVEQHVDPELEWDEFDEMDSVDMFVDYAEDGTPLATGRFRVKDGYGKVERICTQKIARGTGSGRRIMEAIEKEAKKRGLKTLKLGAQLTAIPFYEKLGYETCSEIFLDANIEHKEMKKTLANKS; translated from the coding sequence TTGACAGTAAAGAAAGTAACAGATGAAATCGGGAAACAAGCTGCCCTAAAAATCAGAAATGACGTATTTGTCGTCGAACAACATGTTGATCCTGAATTAGAGTGGGACGAATTTGACGAAATGGATTCAGTGGACATGTTTGTTGACTATGCAGAGGACGGTACGCCACTTGCAACCGGAAGATTCCGTGTGAAAGACGGCTATGGTAAAGTAGAGCGTATTTGCACTCAGAAAATCGCTCGTGGGACTGGAAGTGGACGTCGCATTATGGAAGCCATTGAAAAAGAGGCCAAAAAGCGCGGCTTAAAAACCCTGAAACTTGGCGCCCAATTAACCGCTATTCCTTTTTATGAAAAATTAGGCTATGAAACATGTTCCGAAATTTTTCTTGATGCAAACATCGAACATAAGGAAATGAAAAAAACATTAGCCAATAAATCTTAA
- a CDS encoding alpha/beta hydrolase — protein sequence MTAHKMLDEKFYSKSLGEELNLIICLPPDFSPLYKYPLFIVQDGKDYFQFGKLARHSEELAVNEQIQKAIFIGIPYKTVMDRREKYHPDGKQNEAYIRFLAFELVPYLEERFPSFQMPTSRFLMGDSLGASVSLKAALLFPFTFGNVILHSPYVDETILALAEKADPARVKIYHIIGDQETAVETTGNEVLDFLSPNKSLEQILTSRGFDYYFRVFNGDHRWKYWQPFIKESLQFMLPVNTFDLESMRA from the coding sequence ATGACAGCTCACAAAATGTTGGATGAGAAATTTTATAGTAAATCGCTAGGAGAGGAACTCAATTTAATTATTTGCTTGCCACCTGATTTTTCGCCACTTTACAAATATCCACTTTTTATTGTACAAGATGGAAAAGATTATTTTCAGTTTGGGAAACTTGCGCGCCACTCCGAAGAATTAGCGGTAAATGAACAGATTCAAAAAGCCATTTTCATTGGAATTCCTTACAAAACCGTAATGGATCGGCGTGAGAAATATCACCCTGATGGTAAACAAAATGAAGCTTATATCCGTTTCTTAGCCTTTGAACTAGTTCCTTATCTTGAAGAACGTTTCCCTTCCTTCCAGATGCCAACAAGCAGATTCCTTATGGGTGACTCACTCGGAGCATCTGTTTCATTAAAAGCAGCACTTCTATTTCCTTTTACATTTGGTAATGTTATTTTGCATTCTCCATATGTTGATGAAACCATTCTTGCCCTAGCAGAAAAAGCTGATCCTGCCAGAGTGAAAATTTATCATATTATTGGTGATCAAGAAACTGCAGTTGAAACTACTGGAAATGAAGTACTCGATTTCTTATCACCAAATAAATCTTTAGAACAAATTTTGACTTCTCGAGGGTTTGATTATTACTTCCGTGTATTTAATGGCGACCATCGCTGGAAATACTGGCAGCCATTTATCAAAGAATCCCTTCAATTTATGCTTCCAGTAAATACATTTGATTTAGAAAGCATGCGTGCATAA
- a CDS encoding branched-chain amino acid aminotransferase, with translation MSKDIDWSNLGFSYIKTDKRYISYWKDGEWDEGTLTEDNTLHISEGSTALHYGQQCFEGLKAYRCKDGSINLFRPDRNAARIQKSCERLLMPHIPTEKFIDAVMQVVRANEEFVPPYGTGATLYLRPFVIGVGDNIGVHAAPEYIFSVFCSPVGPYFKGGMAPTNFIVSDFDRAAPNGTGAAKVGGNYAASLLPGQAAKERNFGDCIYLDPATHTKIEEVGSANFFGITNDDKFITPYSPSILPSITKYSLLYLAEHRLGLKAEEGDVYIDKLDEFKEAGACGTAAVITPIGGIQTKDDFHVFHSETEVGPVTKRLFDELCGIQFGDIEAPEGWIYKVK, from the coding sequence ATGAGTAAAGATATTGACTGGAGTAATTTAGGTTTTAGTTATATTAAAACGGACAAACGTTACATTTCTTATTGGAAAGACGGGGAATGGGACGAAGGTACACTAACGGAAGACAATACGCTACATATTAGCGAAGGCTCCACAGCGCTTCATTACGGACAACAATGTTTTGAAGGTTTGAAAGCATATCGATGTAAGGACGGTTCGATAAATCTTTTTCGCCCAGATCGTAATGCTGCTCGAATTCAAAAAAGTTGTGAGCGTTTATTAATGCCGCATATCCCAACAGAAAAATTTATTGATGCTGTTATGCAGGTTGTGCGTGCGAATGAAGAATTTGTTCCTCCATATGGCACAGGTGCAACACTTTATCTACGTCCATTTGTTATTGGTGTTGGTGATAATATTGGTGTACATGCAGCTCCAGAGTATATTTTCTCTGTTTTCTGCTCTCCAGTAGGACCATATTTCAAAGGTGGAATGGCGCCAACTAACTTTATCGTATCTGATTTTGACCGTGCTGCTCCAAATGGTACAGGTGCAGCAAAAGTAGGCGGAAACTATGCAGCAAGTTTACTTCCAGGCCAAGCAGCAAAAGAACGTAATTTTGGTGATTGTATTTATTTAGATCCAGCTACGCATACAAAAATTGAAGAAGTTGGTTCTGCTAATTTCTTTGGTATTACTAATGATGATAAATTCATTACACCATATTCACCTTCTATTTTGCCAAGTATCACGAAATATTCATTGCTTTATTTGGCAGAACATCGTCTAGGTTTAAAAGCTGAAGAAGGCGATGTATATATTGATAAATTAGATGAATTCAAAGAAGCTGGAGCATGTGGAACAGCGGCGGTTATTACACCTATTGGTGGCATCCAAACGAAAGATGACTTCCATGTATTCCACAGCGAAACGGAAGTAGGACCTGTAACTAAACGCTTATTCGATGAACTGTGTGGTATTCAATTTGGAGATATAGAGGCTCCAGAAGGTTGGATTTATAAAGTGAAATAA
- a CDS encoding ABC transporter ATP-binding protein has translation MKKVIIKATRLEKSFKKTEVLKGVDFEVERGEIFALLGSNGAGKTTTIQILATLLKADNGSANVSGFDVLKSPEKVREHISLTGQFAAVDGLLTGKENILLIAKLRGEKNPSQTASDLLNRFGLEEAAERRADTYSGGMTRRLDIAMSLVGSPDVIFLDEPTTGLDPEGRIEVWKTIKALSEEGKTILLTTQYLEEAEQLADKIAILHSGKIIANGTLDELKKLFPPAEIEYVEKQPSLEEIFLAIINEKEEVK, from the coding sequence ATGAAAAAAGTCATTATTAAAGCCACTAGATTGGAAAAATCATTTAAGAAAACAGAAGTCTTAAAGGGTGTAGATTTTGAAGTAGAGCGTGGCGAAATTTTTGCATTGCTTGGATCAAATGGTGCTGGAAAAACAACAACCATCCAAATTTTAGCCACTCTTTTAAAAGCGGATAATGGAAGTGCGAATGTATCTGGTTTTGATGTTCTGAAAAGCCCAGAGAAAGTGCGCGAACATATTAGTCTTACTGGACAATTTGCAGCTGTGGACGGACTTTTGACTGGGAAAGAAAATATTTTACTCATTGCTAAATTACGTGGAGAAAAAAATCCATCTCAAACTGCGAGTGATTTATTAAACCGTTTTGGTCTTGAAGAAGCAGCAGAACGGCGTGCGGACACTTATTCAGGAGGAATGACACGACGTCTTGATATTGCTATGAGCTTGGTTGGTTCTCCAGATGTAATTTTTCTTGATGAACCGACAACTGGACTTGATCCTGAGGGGCGAATTGAAGTATGGAAAACAATTAAGGCACTTTCAGAGGAAGGAAAAACCATTTTACTAACTACACAATATTTAGAAGAAGCGGAACAGTTAGCTGATAAAATTGCTATTCTTCACAGTGGGAAGATTATTGCTAATGGAACTTTAGATGAACTAAAAAAATTATTCCCGCCTGCTGAAATTGAATACGTCGAAAAGCAACCATCTCTAGAAGAAATTTTTCTAGCAATTATTAATGAGAAGGAGGAAGTAAAATGA
- a CDS encoding ABC transporter permease: MKAVRDTSILFGRSMRHILRSPDTIITVAIIPIMIMLMFVYVLGGAIQTGTDNYVDYLLPGIILMAIASGIAYTAVRLFTDVQKGLFQRFHSMPISRSSVLWGHVLTSLVSNAISVVLIILVALLIGFRSSAGLMEWLAVAGILLLFTLALTWVAVIPGLTAKSVDGASAFSYPLIFLPFISSAFVPTDTMPTVVRAFAENQPVTSIVNTIRALLYSGEVGSEIWVALAWCIGITVVAYVFAVLKYKKTI; encoded by the coding sequence ATGAAAGCAGTTCGCGATACTAGTATATTATTTGGTCGATCTATGCGTCACATTTTGCGTAGTCCTGATACAATTATCACGGTGGCAATTATTCCGATTATGATTATGTTAATGTTTGTGTATGTCTTAGGTGGGGCGATTCAAACAGGGACCGACAATTATGTTGATTACTTGTTACCGGGTATTATTTTAATGGCTATAGCAAGTGGAATTGCTTATACAGCAGTACGATTATTTACAGATGTACAAAAAGGTTTATTTCAACGATTTCACTCTATGCCAATTAGTCGTTCTTCGGTATTATGGGGACATGTTTTAACTTCGCTTGTTTCGAATGCAATTTCAGTAGTATTAATTATTCTTGTTGCGCTTTTAATTGGTTTTCGTTCTTCTGCTGGTTTGATGGAGTGGCTCGCTGTTGCGGGGATATTACTGTTATTTACATTAGCGCTAACATGGGTCGCTGTTATTCCAGGTTTAACTGCAAAATCAGTGGATGGCGCGAGTGCATTTTCATATCCACTCATTTTTTTACCATTTATCAGTTCAGCTTTTGTTCCTACCGATACAATGCCCACAGTGGTTCGTGCATTTGCTGAAAATCAACCGGTAACCTCTATTGTTAATACGATTCGAGCATTGCTTTATTCAGGAGAAGTGGGGAGTGAAATATGGGTCGCACTAGCTTGGTGTATAGGAATTACAGTCGTCGCCTATGTTTTTGCTGTACTAAAATATAAAAAAACAATTTAA
- a CDS encoding LM6179_1298 family efflux MFS transporter yields the protein MEQTKVKAVTIAVFVATFMAAIEGTIVSTAMPTIVSQLDGIELMNWIFSVYLLTSAVTVPIYGKLSDLYGRKNIFVIATIIFIIGSSLCGFAQNMEQLIIFRAIQGIGAGGILPSTMTIIADVYPFEKRAKVLGFMGSAWGIAGVFGPLVGGFLVDQLSWHWIFFINVPIGLLTILLILLYLREQVEHVKLPIDYLGASLFTVALLGLLFALQRAGESLNWTEPLVVILFVASILLFITFYFVEKRAKDPIMPFVLFKNPVVLIGNLIGFLISAFLIGINVYIPMWAQGMLGHGATIAGFMLAPLSITWIIGSFIGGKLLMTLGNRHTVGIGVLITAASGLILALFPASTNDIFFYLNSAFMGFGFGIIFTTTTVTVQDAVPRFQTGIATASNTLFRTVGQTIGVAVFGTIFNSVLTSQFRAAAGSEVNRSNLNQLISPQTSGNVNADLVGPLRDILYSGLHMVFWVMFACCIVSYFIHFILPKKHISGEN from the coding sequence TTGGAACAAACAAAAGTAAAAGCCGTTACCATCGCTGTATTTGTTGCAACATTTATGGCAGCTATTGAAGGTACCATCGTGAGTACTGCGATGCCAACGATTGTAAGTCAGTTGGACGGTATAGAGTTAATGAACTGGATTTTTTCTGTTTATTTGCTAACATCAGCAGTGACGGTTCCGATTTATGGAAAACTGTCTGATTTGTATGGACGAAAAAATATCTTTGTAATTGCGACAATTATTTTTATTATTGGCTCATCACTTTGTGGATTCGCACAAAATATGGAACAATTAATTATTTTTCGCGCGATTCAAGGTATTGGCGCAGGTGGGATTTTACCTTCTACTATGACGATTATCGCTGACGTTTATCCATTTGAAAAACGAGCGAAAGTGCTTGGCTTTATGGGGTCTGCATGGGGTATTGCTGGCGTATTTGGACCACTTGTTGGCGGGTTTCTAGTAGATCAACTTTCATGGCATTGGATTTTCTTTATTAATGTACCTATTGGCCTCTTAACAATCTTACTTATTTTGCTTTACTTACGTGAACAGGTGGAACATGTGAAATTACCAATTGATTATCTTGGTGCCTCACTCTTTACGGTCGCGCTACTTGGATTATTATTTGCCTTACAACGAGCCGGCGAATCACTCAACTGGACGGAGCCGCTCGTCGTCATTCTATTTGTTGCTTCGATTCTATTATTTATTACTTTTTATTTTGTAGAAAAACGAGCGAAAGACCCGATTATGCCATTTGTCTTATTTAAAAATCCAGTTGTCTTAATCGGAAACTTAATTGGTTTCTTAATTAGTGCTTTTTTAATTGGAATCAATGTATATATTCCAATGTGGGCACAAGGAATGCTTGGTCATGGAGCTACGATTGCAGGCTTCATGCTTGCCCCACTCTCAATTACATGGATTATTGGATCATTTATTGGTGGGAAGCTTCTAATGACACTTGGAAACCGACACACAGTTGGCATTGGTGTATTGATTACAGCGGCCAGCGGACTAATTTTAGCTTTATTCCCAGCTTCAACAAATGATATCTTCTTCTATTTAAATAGCGCATTTATGGGATTTGGTTTTGGAATCATTTTTACTACTACGACAGTCACCGTTCAAGATGCTGTGCCGAGATTCCAAACAGGGATTGCAACTGCCTCTAACACACTTTTTAGAACAGTTGGTCAAACAATTGGTGTAGCTGTATTTGGAACTATTTTTAATTCTGTTCTAACAAGTCAGTTCCGCGCAGCCGCTGGTAGTGAAGTGAATCGTAGCAATTTAAACCAACTAATTAGTCCACAAACTTCCGGCAATGTAAACGCAGACCTTGTTGGACCGCTCAGAGATATTTTATATAGCGGGCTTCACATGGTTTTCTGGGTAATGTTTGCTTGTTGTATTGTTAGTTATTTCATTCATTTTATCTTACCGAAAAAACATATTTCTGGTGAAAATTAA
- a CDS encoding M42 family metallopeptidase has translation MSYEPNTKQTMQKIKELTSIPSPTGNTGKIIETISKELDSANIPYSLNNKGGLIVTLPGKDDTKHRMLTAHVDTLGAMVKEIKSDGRLLLTLIGGYRFNAIEGEYCTIETSAGDLYSGTILMHQTSVHVYKDAGTAERNDKNMEVRLDVRALDADKVRALGIEVGDFVSFDPRVQIINDEYIKSRHLDDKASVAILLQLINYIHEQKLELPHTTHFLISNNEEIGYGGNSNIPVETVEYLAVDMGALGDGQTSDEYTVSICAKDGSGPYHLGLRKHLVELAKKNHIDYKIDIYPFYASDASAAINAGNDIIHGLIGPGIDASHAYERTHRDSLYHTEKLVYAYLFSNIIK, from the coding sequence TTGTCATACGAACCAAATACAAAACAAACAATGCAAAAGATTAAAGAATTAACATCTATCCCAAGCCCAACTGGTAACACTGGGAAAATTATTGAAACAATTTCCAAGGAGTTAGACAGTGCCAACATTCCTTATAGCTTAAATAATAAAGGTGGTTTAATCGTTACGCTTCCGGGCAAAGATGATACAAAACATCGTATGCTAACGGCGCATGTGGATACACTTGGGGCCATGGTTAAAGAAATTAAATCTGATGGAAGATTACTTTTAACTTTAATTGGTGGCTACCGTTTTAACGCAATTGAAGGTGAATATTGTACGATTGAAACAAGTGCTGGAGATTTGTATAGCGGAACTATTCTTATGCACCAAACTTCTGTCCATGTGTATAAAGATGCTGGAACTGCTGAACGTAATGATAAAAATATGGAAGTTCGTCTAGATGTGAGAGCGCTAGATGCAGATAAAGTACGTGCGCTTGGAATTGAAGTAGGGGACTTTGTTTCCTTTGATCCACGTGTCCAAATTATTAATGATGAGTATATTAAATCTCGCCATTTAGATGATAAAGCAAGTGTCGCGATTTTATTACAACTAATTAATTACATTCACGAACAAAAACTAGAGTTGCCACACACAACCCACTTCCTTATCTCTAACAATGAAGAAATCGGTTATGGTGGAAATTCTAATATTCCAGTCGAAACAGTGGAGTATCTGGCTGTTGATATGGGAGCGCTTGGTGATGGACAAACATCGGATGAATACACGGTTTCCATTTGTGCAAAAGATGGTAGTGGTCCTTATCACCTTGGTCTGCGTAAACATTTAGTGGAACTTGCTAAAAAGAATCATATCGACTATAAAATAGATATTTATCCGTTTTACGCATCGGATGCAAGTGCGGCGATTAATGCTGGTAATGATATTATTCACGGTTTAATTGGACCAGGAATTGATGCTAGTCATGCTTATGAGCGTACACATCGAGATTCACTTTATCATACAGAAAAATTAGTTTATGCTTATTTATTTTCAAATATAATAAAATAG
- a CDS encoding glutathione peroxidase — translation MNVHDFSEKAMNGKEISLSDYKGKVLLIVNTASKCGLTPQLEGLEAMYKKLGGANFEILGFPCNQFLRQDPGSDEEILEFCQMNYGVTFQMFSKIKVKGKDASPLYKYLTEQTGGKKVEWNFAKFLIDENGEVVERFSSKMKPEDFEDKVEALVANVK, via the coding sequence ATGAATGTCCATGATTTTTCTGAAAAAGCAATGAATGGTAAAGAAATATCCTTAAGTGATTATAAAGGTAAAGTTTTATTAATCGTTAATACTGCGAGTAAATGTGGCTTAACACCCCAACTAGAAGGTCTTGAGGCAATGTATAAAAAACTCGGCGGGGCTAACTTTGAAATTCTTGGTTTTCCTTGTAACCAGTTTTTACGTCAAGATCCTGGTAGTGATGAAGAAATCTTAGAATTTTGCCAAATGAATTATGGTGTAACTTTCCAAATGTTTTCTAAAATTAAAGTAAAAGGTAAAGATGCTAGTCCGCTATACAAATACTTAACTGAACAAACGGGCGGCAAAAAAGTAGAATGGAACTTTGCGAAATTCTTGATTGATGAAAATGGGGAAGTTGTTGAACGTTTCTCTTCAAAAATGAAACCAGAAGATTTTGAGGATAAAGTGGAAGCACTTGTTGCAAATGTAAAATAA
- a CDS encoding LytTR family DNA-binding domain-containing protein, producing MKFRVKLDNSVAVGGVDLHCHPQDIEKVTNIVLSLEEKISVKKDGETYLLEPKVILYFEAVENKIFVYTEEEVYETNWKLYELEKRFDESSFFRCSKSMILNIEWIEKVAPGFNGRFEASLLNNEKVIISRQYAKVLKQKLQIGGGK from the coding sequence ATGAAATTTCGAGTGAAGCTGGATAATAGTGTTGCGGTTGGTGGAGTTGACCTACATTGCCACCCACAAGATATCGAAAAAGTAACGAATATTGTTTTAAGTTTAGAAGAAAAAATCTCTGTGAAAAAAGACGGGGAAACTTACTTGCTCGAACCGAAAGTTATTTTGTATTTTGAAGCTGTTGAAAATAAAATTTTTGTTTACACTGAAGAAGAAGTATATGAAACTAATTGGAAATTATATGAACTAGAGAAACGATTTGATGAGAGCTCTTTTTTTAGATGCTCCAAATCAATGATTTTAAATATTGAATGGATAGAAAAAGTTGCGCCTGGTTTTAACGGCAGATTTGAAGCAAGTTTGTTGAACAACGAAAAAGTCATTATTTCTAGACAATATGCTAAAGTTTTAAAACAAAAATTACAGATTGGAGGGGGAAAATAA
- a CDS encoding DUF3021 family protein gives MRDKLIEYIQTFSVIFTGSIITTTFSYMFSGHGEDISIQDIIALLIFSLVVIIFQQVLFNQATIRKRTFTFRMIIYFFFVEAAILGIGWMLNWYSTLTGFLSIFVFVSITFFFMYLFFHMQDRKVSNEINQKLAEMREKEIK, from the coding sequence ATGAGAGACAAACTAATTGAGTATATTCAAACTTTTAGCGTCATTTTTACAGGTTCTATTATAACCACAACTTTTTCATATATGTTTTCGGGACATGGAGAAGATATTTCCATTCAAGATATTATTGCTTTACTAATATTTAGTTTGGTTGTCATTATTTTTCAGCAGGTCCTTTTTAATCAAGCAACAATACGAAAACGAACTTTTACTTTTCGGATGATTATTTATTTCTTTTTTGTTGAAGCAGCTATTTTAGGAATTGGGTGGATGCTTAATTGGTACAGCACATTAACTGGATTTCTAAGTATTTTCGTGTTTGTTAGCATTACATTTTTTTTCATGTATCTATTTTTTCATATGCAAGATAGAAAAGTCAGTAATGAAATCAATCAAAAACTAGCAGAAATGCGAGAAAAGGAGATAAAATGA
- a CDS encoding ABC transporter ATP-binding protein yields MIKLINVVKNYGKVAAVKGINFEVEKGSLFAFLGENGAGKSTTISMICTESEPTSGEIFIDDEKLTFKNRKAFRQKLGVVFQDNVLDDLLTVRENLFNRASLYGKTKAEIVERLELVSSIMEIEDILGRRFGKLSGGQKRRAEIARAIMHNPEILLLDEPTTGLDPKTRISVWKIIDYLREEFGITVFLTTHYLEEAKDADQLAVIHKGKIIAQGTPANIRSRFSVDKIFFYGANIAELQTIIKKVNLPYKVSKGTMRVDVIDGNIGILNILNQAAGFYSSFEVIKGNLDDAFISMIKEDSND; encoded by the coding sequence ATGATTAAACTAATAAATGTAGTTAAAAACTATGGAAAAGTTGCCGCGGTCAAAGGAATCAATTTTGAAGTTGAAAAAGGATCATTATTTGCCTTCCTTGGTGAAAATGGTGCTGGAAAATCGACGACGATTAGTATGATTTGTACAGAAAGCGAACCGACATCAGGAGAAATTTTTATTGACGATGAAAAATTAACATTTAAAAATCGAAAAGCATTTAGACAAAAATTAGGTGTTGTTTTTCAAGATAATGTGTTGGATGATTTACTAACGGTAAGAGAAAACTTATTTAATCGCGCAAGTTTATATGGAAAAACTAAAGCAGAGATTGTCGAGCGTTTAGAGCTTGTTTCATCTATTATGGAAATTGAGGATATTTTAGGTCGACGTTTTGGAAAGTTATCTGGTGGCCAAAAGCGTCGAGCTGAAATTGCTAGAGCGATTATGCATAATCCAGAAATATTGTTACTGGATGAACCAACTACAGGACTCGATCCAAAAACAAGAATAAGTGTTTGGAAAATTATCGATTATTTGCGAGAAGAATTCGGCATAACGGTATTTTTGACGACACATTATTTAGAAGAAGCCAAAGATGCAGACCAATTAGCAGTCATTCATAAGGGGAAAATTATTGCGCAAGGCACACCGGCGAATATAAGAAGTCGTTTTTCTGTTGATAAAATTTTCTTTTATGGGGCAAACATAGCAGAACTTCAAACAATAATAAAAAAAGTGAACTTACCCTATAAAGTCTCAAAAGGAACAATGCGTGTGGATGTTATAGATGGAAATATCGGAATTTTGAATATATTGAATCAAGCGGCAGGTTTTTACAGTTCTTTTGAGGTGATTAAAGGAAATTTGGATGATGCATTTATCTCAATGATTAAGGAGGATTCTAATGATTAG
- a CDS encoding ABC transporter permease — protein MISRNLKIYFRDRTAVLMSLLTVLIIIGLYAIFLGNNMEEMFKQASGKTTGVEELVNTWVIAGILSITPVTVSLAVFSLKVHDEEESIARSFAITPASRWRIVVSYIVSGLVASFVLSLITLFVGEMYIWLTGGAILPLESWLGLISTMLINVICCSSIMFFITSMVKQASAFSSVSTIVGTVIGFIAGIYLPIGSLPDTVQTIMKCFPFTYGASAIREIMTKAPLQQVFAGNSNAMNATKEMIGITIYWGNKTVTTGLSLLILIAFAVVFGVLSVLLMKRQTK, from the coding sequence ATGATTAGTCGTAATTTAAAAATTTACTTTCGTGATAGAACCGCTGTATTAATGTCGTTATTAACCGTTTTAATTATTATTGGACTTTATGCAATCTTTTTAGGAAATAATATGGAAGAGATGTTTAAACAGGCTTCTGGAAAAACGACAGGGGTAGAAGAATTAGTAAATACTTGGGTGATTGCGGGAATTTTATCTATCACACCTGTCACAGTTTCGCTAGCTGTTTTTTCTTTGAAAGTACATGATGAAGAGGAGAGTATTGCGAGAAGTTTTGCAATAACACCTGCTTCCAGATGGCGCATTGTGGTGAGCTATATTGTTAGTGGCTTGGTTGCCTCATTTGTCCTTTCACTTATAACTCTTTTTGTTGGAGAAATGTATATTTGGTTGACAGGAGGAGCGATTTTACCGCTTGAAAGTTGGTTGGGTTTAATTAGTACGATGTTAATTAATGTCATTTGTTGTAGTAGTATCATGTTTTTTATTACTAGTATGGTAAAACAAGCGAGCGCATTTAGTTCTGTTTCCACTATTGTTGGTACCGTTATTGGTTTTATTGCCGGGATTTATTTACCGATTGGTTCTCTTCCAGACACGGTGCAAACAATTATGAAGTGTTTTCCGTTTACATATGGAGCATCCGCTATTCGTGAAATAATGACAAAAGCGCCTTTACAACAAGTTTTTGCGGGGAATTCAAATGCAATGAACGCCACAAAAGAAATGATTGGTATTACCATTTATTGGGGCAATAAAACAGTGACGACGGGACTAAGTTTACTTATTTTAATTGCCTTTGCAGTCGTGTTTGGGGTGTTATCGGTCCTCCTCATGAAACGACAAACTAAATAA